The following proteins are encoded in a genomic region of Enterocloster clostridioformis:
- a CDS encoding thiolase family protein, with the protein MNDIVIVSGVRTAVGSFGGSLKDISAQDLGALVIKEAVTRAGISPEAVDEVIIGQVGQIAEDGFVGRAVSLKAGLPQETTAYSVNRQCGSGLQAIAEAVMEIQTGQADVCVACGTENISRLPYYIKDARWGARMGHKVFEDGVIDILTWPLGPYHNGVTAENVAEQYHVSREEQDAFALESHRRAVQAIKAGKFKDEIVPVELKDRKGNITIFDTDEGPREGLTIEKLQKLKPCFVKSGTVTAGNASSLNDGAGAVVIMSGEKAKELGCKPLLTIKGYAVAGNDGAVMGYAPKLSSEKLAAKLGLDLTSIDMVEINEAFASQAYAVRRDLWLDPERTNIYGGGISIGHPIGATGVILAVKVMYELQRTDKKDAMVSMCIGGGQGISMYFTKP; encoded by the coding sequence ATGAACGATATAGTAATAGTAAGCGGAGTCCGGACGGCAGTGGGAAGCTTTGGAGGAAGTTTAAAGGACATATCAGCCCAGGACTTGGGTGCGCTGGTCATAAAAGAGGCTGTTACGCGGGCGGGTATCAGCCCGGAGGCAGTGGATGAGGTAATTATAGGACAGGTAGGACAGATTGCAGAGGATGGGTTTGTGGGGAGGGCTGTATCCTTAAAGGCGGGACTTCCCCAGGAGACAACGGCTTATTCTGTGAACAGACAGTGTGGCTCAGGGCTTCAGGCCATAGCTGAGGCAGTAATGGAGATACAGACAGGGCAGGCTGACGTATGTGTGGCCTGCGGTACTGAGAACATTTCCAGACTTCCATATTATATAAAGGATGCCCGGTGGGGAGCCAGAATGGGACATAAGGTGTTTGAGGACGGAGTCATCGACATCCTTACCTGGCCCCTGGGCCCCTACCACAATGGCGTTACCGCTGAAAACGTGGCGGAGCAGTATCATGTAAGCAGGGAAGAGCAGGATGCATTTGCACTGGAGAGCCACAGAAGGGCTGTGCAAGCCATCAAGGCAGGTAAGTTTAAGGATGAAATCGTGCCAGTAGAGCTGAAGGACAGGAAGGGAAATATTACTATATTTGATACGGACGAAGGGCCAAGGGAGGGCTTGACTATAGAGAAGCTTCAGAAGCTGAAACCATGCTTTGTTAAGAGCGGAACCGTGACGGCCGGAAATGCGTCCAGCCTGAATGACGGAGCTGGGGCTGTGGTAATTATGTCAGGTGAAAAGGCAAAGGAGCTGGGATGTAAGCCTCTCCTTACAATCAAGGGATATGCTGTGGCCGGTAATGACGGAGCTGTTATGGGATATGCACCAAAGCTTTCCAGCGAAAAGCTGGCTGCTAAACTGGGCTTGGATCTTACATCCATTGATATGGTTGAGATTAATGAAGCATTTGCCAGCCAGGCCTATGCTGTGAGAAGGGATTTATGGTTGGATCCGGAGAGGACGAATATATATGGGGGTGGAATTTCAATCGGCCATCCCATTGGCGCCACGGGTGTGATTCTTGCGGTTAAGGTAATGTATGAGCTTCAGAGGACAGACAAGAAGGATGCCATGGTGAGCATGTGTATTGGCGGAGGACAGGGTATATCTATGTACTTTACGAAGCCGTAA
- a CDS encoding BglG family transcription antiterminator — protein MLLPREKRILEILYAKKQGYTSSELAAALHISLRTVKTDIKRIREELEKTGCEILTKAGKGIWLSYDSQGKKYLDSLLLGGECASSMDPKTRKYYIALQLLDSDTYISTESISNSMYISKGTATNDINELIPFFEKQGLTLEKRVKYGIRLLGKESQLRIAKASVIRKIVVYQGSQVSRKLQPFFEDLNIEHINAILQEAEEHFGFILSDASYSELLIHCSIIVRRIRKGKVCAIDETELRAYSEMKEWGICGFIADALEKSFSVHMTEGDRSYLMMNLLGTRMQEHIPAETYSWGDDGADSGQMLEQWEDILRHAGDMFRENLIGDETLKIAMFLHLKAMFNRLQHQIHLENPMKRMVREELVYEFEVATYVAKLIKEEFHADLGEDEICDIALYLGASLERERAMRNRQSPVVTIVCGSGIGTSQFFEAKLGRIFPEIQVRKIVPISRARYEIGKDTQDFVLATVPLELEGIEVLNVSPMLGERDALLIEERIHPERRQLLISGKEKYPALFALMSERISIFKCDCRSLEEVISLMGRRLIHEKYVKEGFIESVLKREELAPTSIGDKFAVPHAFEGYVLKTGIGLMTLKKPIVWGNEKVQIIMMLSIDIREQEQFREIFSELAAITKNKWAIEQILNAERLSDIKIRN, from the coding sequence ATGCTATTGCCTCGGGAAAAAAGAATTCTGGAGATACTGTATGCAAAAAAACAGGGATATACATCTTCTGAACTGGCTGCAGCTCTGCATATCAGCCTGCGTACGGTAAAAACTGATATCAAGAGAATCAGGGAGGAATTAGAAAAGACGGGCTGTGAGATACTCACAAAAGCAGGAAAGGGTATATGGCTGTCCTATGACAGTCAGGGAAAGAAGTACCTGGACAGTCTTTTGCTGGGAGGTGAATGTGCTTCATCCATGGATCCGAAAACCAGAAAGTATTATATTGCGCTTCAACTTTTGGACAGCGATACATATATATCCACTGAATCCATATCAAATTCCATGTATATCAGCAAAGGAACCGCGACCAACGACATTAATGAGTTGATTCCTTTCTTTGAGAAGCAGGGTCTGACACTGGAAAAAAGGGTGAAATATGGAATACGCCTTCTTGGAAAAGAGAGTCAGCTGCGCATTGCAAAGGCATCTGTAATCCGTAAGATTGTGGTGTACCAGGGGAGCCAAGTATCCCGGAAGCTGCAGCCATTTTTTGAGGATTTAAATATTGAACATATTAATGCTATCCTACAGGAGGCAGAGGAGCATTTTGGCTTCATCCTTTCAGATGCTTCCTACTCGGAACTGCTGATCCATTGTTCCATTATTGTGAGAAGAATCCGGAAGGGAAAAGTGTGCGCCATAGATGAGACGGAGCTCAGGGCATATAGTGAAATGAAGGAATGGGGCATCTGCGGGTTTATAGCAGATGCCCTGGAAAAGAGCTTTTCTGTCCATATGACGGAAGGAGACCGCTCTTATCTTATGATGAATCTGCTGGGTACAAGGATGCAGGAACATATCCCGGCAGAGACATATTCCTGGGGGGATGATGGAGCGGACTCCGGACAGATGCTGGAGCAGTGGGAGGATATACTCAGACACGCCGGAGATATGTTTCGTGAGAATCTGATAGGAGATGAAACGCTTAAAATTGCCATGTTTCTGCATTTGAAAGCCATGTTTAACAGATTGCAGCACCAGATTCATCTGGAAAACCCCATGAAGCGTATGGTACGGGAAGAACTGGTATATGAGTTTGAGGTAGCCACCTATGTGGCCAAGCTCATTAAAGAGGAATTCCATGCGGATCTGGGTGAAGATGAAATATGTGATATCGCGCTCTATCTGGGGGCCAGCCTGGAACGGGAACGGGCCATGAGAAACCGCCAAAGTCCTGTGGTTACCATTGTCTGCGGTTCCGGAATCGGTACTTCACAGTTTTTTGAGGCAAAGCTAGGCCGGATTTTTCCAGAGATACAGGTGAGAAAGATAGTACCTATATCAAGGGCCAGGTATGAGATTGGAAAGGATACGCAGGACTTTGTGCTGGCAACGGTTCCGCTGGAGCTGGAGGGCATAGAGGTGCTTAATGTATCTCCCATGCTGGGAGAGAGGGACGCCCTTCTGATTGAAGAGCGAATTCATCCGGAGCGCAGACAGTTGCTGATATCAGGAAAAGAGAAGTATCCGGCCTTGTTTGCACTCATGAGCGAGCGTATATCAATCTTTAAGTGTGACTGTCGCTCGCTGGAAGAGGTAATAAGCCTTATGGGTCGCCGTCTGATTCACGAGAAATACGTAAAAGAGGGATTCATTGAATCTGTGCTTAAGAGGGAGGAACTTGCCCCTACATCTATCGGCGACAAGTTTGCAGTTCCCCATGCCTTTGAGGGATATGTGCTGAAAACAGGAATCGGTCTGATGACACTTAAAAAACCAATTGTCTGGGGAAATGAAAAGGTGCAGATTATCATGATGCTGTCCATTGATATAAGAGAGCAGGAGCAATTCAGGGAGATATTTTCCGAACTGGCAGCAATCACAAAAAATAAGTGGGCCATTGAACAGATTCTTAACGCTGAACGCCTCAGTGATATTAAAATAAGGAACTAA
- a CDS encoding 3-hydroxyacyl-CoA dehydrogenase family protein produces MKDFKVAVIGAGLMGGGIAQTCAQAGYEVVNIDFYAPALDKAKSNIEKLFDRKIAKGTMTEGEKAEIMDRLTYSCDFGDVKGTGIVIEAVPEKMEIKRDTFKKVDELADPDTIIVSNTSALSISEIASATGRADKVMGVHFFYPAPVMKLAELIRGIATSDDTYGKVRAFAIDIKKEVADCPELPGFIVNRILVPMMNEAAFLVMEGCKPEDVDNAMKLGANHPMGPLELCDFVGVDIMLATMTGLYNGFRDSKYRPCPILENMVKAGHLGRKTGQGFYQYI; encoded by the coding sequence ATGAAAGATTTTAAGGTAGCGGTGATTGGAGCAGGGCTTATGGGAGGCGGAATTGCACAGACATGCGCCCAGGCAGGGTATGAGGTGGTTAATATTGATTTCTATGCACCAGCTCTTGATAAGGCCAAGTCTAATATTGAGAAGTTGTTTGACAGGAAGATAGCCAAGGGAACAATGACAGAAGGGGAAAAGGCCGAGATTATGGACAGGCTGACTTATAGCTGCGATTTTGGCGATGTGAAAGGTACCGGTATTGTGATTGAAGCGGTTCCTGAGAAAATGGAGATCAAAAGGGATACATTTAAGAAGGTGGACGAGCTGGCTGATCCGGATACCATTATTGTGTCCAATACATCTGCATTAAGTATATCCGAAATTGCATCCGCTACCGGGAGAGCGGATAAGGTGATGGGAGTTCATTTCTTTTATCCGGCCCCTGTTATGAAGTTGGCTGAGTTAATACGGGGTATCGCAACATCGGATGATACATATGGGAAGGTCAGGGCGTTTGCCATTGATATTAAAAAGGAAGTGGCAGATTGTCCGGAGTTACCGGGCTTTATAGTAAACCGTATTCTGGTGCCAATGATGAACGAAGCGGCCTTCCTGGTTATGGAGGGATGTAAACCTGAGGATGTGGATAATGCCATGAAACTGGGGGCAAATCACCCTATGGGGCCGTTGGAGCTGTGTGACTTTGTGGGGGTGGATATTATGCTGGCTACCATGACCGGGTTGTATAACGGCTTCAGGGACAGCAAATACAGACCGTGTCCCATATTGGAGAATATGGTGAAGGCAGGACATCTGGGGCGCAAGACGGGACAGGGATTCTATCAGTATATCTAA